ATGTGTCCTCCCTCCGTCCCGCGTCATCTTTCCCCATTTTGTAACCTACTTGTAACTTGCCAAACTCTTTTTGTCAGGTAATGTGGTGGAATGAACAAAATCTTTTCCGCTCTTCTTTTGGCGGCGGCTTTTCTGGTTTCCGGAGTGCCGTGTACGGCAGCCGTTCCTGCCTCCGCTCCGGAGCAACGGGAGCAGTCCATCAAGGACATGGACAAACTTCTGGATAAAAGGCTCTTCAAGCAGGCCGCGGAACAGGCCCTGAAACAGCTTAACGAATACGATGACCAATACAGCGGGAAGGATCTGGCCCTTTACTACCGAGCCCTCCAAAATTTGAACGCCCTGAACGATTCCACGAATCTGGACACCATTCTTCAGGAACAAATGAAACGCCATGGAGAAAACCCGTGGTTCCTGATGGCCGCCGCCGAATTGTATCAGACGGCCAGCCACACGTTCAAGCTGGCGGACGGCAAGTACATCCGAGTCAACCGGTCCTGGGAGGGCGAATATTCCGGACAAAAGAGGGACAAGGTGGAAGCCCTGCGCTGCCTTTTGAAGGCAATGAACATCGCGGAACGGAACAAGGACATGAAACTGCTCGGCCTCGCACGGTTCATGATGGCGAAGGCATTCCTGAAGAACTATGATGATTACCGTTCTTCCCCCTCATTCCAGACTTATGCGGCCCTGGCCAATCTGACCGGACTTGATAAACTCCCGGGCTACGTTTCCAACCAGGAAGCCTCCGAACTACGCAACATTTCCACGCTGCCCGTTGCCGTGGATCCGGCTACGGGAAAACCGGAAATCGTTTTCTACCACGCCTCCTCATCCTGGGATACGGCGGGGAACGACGGCGAACGCGTACGCTGGCTGCTGGACGCCGCCGTCCGGGCGAACCCGGAATTGGCAAACGAGGTCAATCTGTTTACGGCATCCTGGTGCCGTAACCTGCTTTCCTACGCGAATACGGAGCCGTACCAGGAATTCGTGTACGGTCCGGGCAATGCAGGCTCGGTGGAGGGCATCAACCCCGCGGATTTGAAAACGGACCAGACCGTCGTCAGAACGGACCGGACGGACAAGGGCAAATTCATGCTCATCACGCTGCCTCCGGATTACGACTTCATCCGGATTGCATCCCGGGTGACTCCTTCACCCTACCCTGCAGAACCCTACCTGGAGGCCACAAAACTCATCAGTGGAGAATTTCTGGCGCGCAACCAGCGCCCGGCAGCCGCCGATGTTCTGAAAAAGACCCTGCAAATCTACAAGGACATGCTTCAGGCGCATCACAAATGCGGCAACGCCAAACCGGCGGAGGAAAATGCGGAGACTACAGTGACATATACGGATGACGCTACCGATTTTCTTCAAGCGGAAATTGCCTCCATTACGGAACCCAACGGAGCATTTGAGGAGGACGCAAGAACGCTGCTTTCCGGAGAGTCCGTCTCCATGGCGTTCATTTACCGGAACGCCGCCAGCGCCTCCATCACGGCACGTCCCGTCAATGTCAGGCTGTGGCAGGAGGAGCGCATGAACACTCTTCTTGCCTCAAAAAAACTGGGGAAAAAATATGAAAAAAAATATTCCAATTTCAATACCCTTCTTTCCAATCTTCTGAGGGACAAATCAGCCGCCCGTTACCTGGGAAAGGAAATCAAGGGGAAAAGCATCAGTCTGGACCCCGGAAACCAGCACCTGAACCGAATCGCCCAGCTACCCATCCCCGCCACCCAGCCGGGCTGGTACCTCCTGACCGTCACGCTGAACAACGGCTATCAGTTCCACCGCCTCCTCTCCCTGTCCGATCTGGTGCTGATTCGCCGTTCCATTCCGGAAGGCAATCTCTGGTTCCTGGCGGAAGCCAAAACAGGAGCTCCCGTGGAAGGCGGCAAAATCAGCCTGCTGCGCTACAGGAAGGACAAAACACTTCAAACAAAACAAGTGAAGGGCACCACGGACAAAAACGGTGTTCTGATAGAAACACTGCCTCCGAACGACAGCAATTCTTCCACCTACTATAATTTTCTGGGCATCGCCACACATGGAGACAGCTACACAGTAACAGGAGAAAGGAATGTTTGGTACTCCGGTGAATCCCGAATGTCCCTGAACAACAAGGCCTCCAACTCCTATGGCTGTTTCTTCCTGGAAAGCCAGCCCGTTTACCGGCCGGGCCAGACGGCCCGGTTCAGAGGGGTCCTGTTCCGTCCGGACTTCGCCAATCCCGGTACAAAAGACTGTGCCGGAAAAAAATTGACGCTGACGATCCTCGGTCCCACCGGGGACAAGGGAATTTTCCCGAAACAAACAGTCACCACGGACGCCACGGGCGGCTTTGACCTGGAACTGCTCATTCCCAACGGAGCGCCTCTGGGCCAATACAGGGTAACACTGGATTTCAGAGAGTCGGACCGTACCCTGTACGCCCCCCTGTTCCGGATGGAAGAATACAAGAAGCCGGAATTCACCGTCAAAATGGACGCCCCGGACAAGCCCCTCAGGCTGGGACAGCCCATCCCCGTTTCCGTCCAGGCGGACTATTATGCGGGAGGCCCGGTGAACGAAGGAAAAGCCACCATCACCATCACCCGTACCCTGGGAGCGGATGTCTGGACCCCCTACTGGAAATGGAGCTGGCTGTATTCCAGGGAGTCCAGCCCCTATTACATCTATTTCACGCCCGATCCTCCCCTCACGGTTCTGGAAAAAACCATTCCCCTGGACAAGGAGGGCAAGGCCTCCGTGGAACTGTCCACAGAGCAGGATGCCAGGGACTTCGCCTCCCAGGACATAACCTACCGTGTTTCCGTCAGCGTCACGGACGCCTCCCTGAGGGAAGTTTCCGCTTCCGGCCAGGTGATCGCCACTTGCCGCCCGTTCAACATCTTTACCGCCCTGAACCGGGGATACGCCCCCGCGGGGGTTCCGGTCCGGGCCACCATCACGGCAGCCACGGCGGACGGTGTCAAGATAGGGAAAGCGAAGGGAAAGTCGGTATTGTACCGTATCCATGAGGATTCCAGCCGCCAGCCCCTGGCGGAATGGAACGTGGCGACCAATGAAGAAGGCACGGCTTCCCTTACTTTCCAGACAGAAGATTCCGGCTTATACCTCCTGCAAACAACGCTGGAGGACAGCCAGGGCAGCAAGGTGGAAGGCTCCCACCAATTTCTCTCCTACGGCAAGGGTGAACGGCATCCTTTTAAAATCAATCCCCTGTCCATCACTCCGGACAAAAACGAGTATGCCCCCGGAGAAACAGCCAGCCTCCTCATTGCGTCCGACTATCCGAACGCCCATGTCTGGACCTTCCTGCGCAACTCATGGAAAAACGAATCCCGCCGCCTGGTCGCGCTGGACAGGCAGACGGCCCTGGTGGAATGCCCCCTGACCAGGGAAGACATGCCCAACATGGGCGTCAACGCCTTCACCGTACGGAACGGGGAACTGCACCAGGCATCCGCGGAATTGCTCCTGCCGCCGGCCAGCCAGATGCTGGAGACTGCCGTCTCTCCGTCCAAGCCCCGGTACCAGCCGGGCGAAAAGGGCCGTGTGACCGTACAGGTCAAGGGGCCGGATGAAACCCCCGTGAAAAACGGCATTGTCACGCTGGCAGTCTATGACAAGGCGCTGGAATACATTGCCCGGCCCAACGTCTCCGACATCGCCAAAACCACGTGGGGAAGGTTGAATGAAACCAGTTTCGTCAATCTCAGCGCCATGCAAAACAGAAGGGCGGCAACGCAGAAAGGTCCGAACCAGCCCTACTTCCAATTTCTCCTCAGACCGGATCTGCCCACACCATTTAGAGGCCGTGTCACCGGCTTCGTTACCGGAGGAAACAGATCGGGAGATTTTGCCATAAGCAAACGATCGGTAATGCTGGCAGAGTCCGCATCATCTCCTCTTGCAGCGCCAGCCATGGCGGCAATGGGTGAAGCAGGAATGGCGGATGCCTTTGGAGGAGAGGAGGCGGCAGCCGGACAGCAGGATTCCTCCCCCGCGATTCAACTGCGCACCAACTTTGCGGACAGCATCAAGTGGTGCGGCACGCTCGCAACGGACGAAGAAGGAATGGTCGCCGTTCCGGTGGACATGCCGGACAACCTGACCACGTGGAAGGCGGCTGCCTGGGTGGTCACCTCCGCCCTGCAGGTAGGGCAGGCTTCCGCGGAATTCCTGACGACGAAGGACTTCATGGTCAGCATGCAGGCGCCCCGCTTCTTCGTGGAAAAGGACATCGTCATGCTCAGTGCCATCGTCCGCAACCGGACGGACAAGGACGTGCAGGCCCGCATTTCCATCACCCTGAAAAACGACTGCCTGAGCCTGATGCCCGGCAATTCCCCCGCCCTGAACGGATTGGCTGCCGGAACGGACAACGCCGCCATAAGGGAAGTAACCGTTCCCGCCCAGGGGCAGGTGACCGTGAACTGGTGGACCACGGCCCGCAGGGAGGGAACCGCAACCGTTGCCATGGAAGCGGCCGCAAGCTCCCTGGGGGACGCCATGCAGATGGATTTCCCCGTGCTGGTGCATGGCATGAAGCAACTGCACGCGGACAGTACTGTCCTGCTGCCCGAGGATCGGGAACGGCAGCTCACCATCAACCTTCCGCAGCAAAGGCGCAGGGAGGAAAGCAGGCTCGTCGTGAAGGTCTCCCCCAGCATCGCCCTGAGCATGGTGGAAGCGCTGCCCTATCTGGCGGAATACCCCTACGGCTG
This genomic stretch from Akkermansia biwaensis harbors:
- a CDS encoding alpha-2-macroglobulin family protein, which produces MNKIFSALLLAAAFLVSGVPCTAAVPASAPEQREQSIKDMDKLLDKRLFKQAAEQALKQLNEYDDQYSGKDLALYYRALQNLNALNDSTNLDTILQEQMKRHGENPWFLMAAAELYQTASHTFKLADGKYIRVNRSWEGEYSGQKRDKVEALRCLLKAMNIAERNKDMKLLGLARFMMAKAFLKNYDDYRSSPSFQTYAALANLTGLDKLPGYVSNQEASELRNISTLPVAVDPATGKPEIVFYHASSSWDTAGNDGERVRWLLDAAVRANPELANEVNLFTASWCRNLLSYANTEPYQEFVYGPGNAGSVEGINPADLKTDQTVVRTDRTDKGKFMLITLPPDYDFIRIASRVTPSPYPAEPYLEATKLISGEFLARNQRPAAADVLKKTLQIYKDMLQAHHKCGNAKPAEENAETTVTYTDDATDFLQAEIASITEPNGAFEEDARTLLSGESVSMAFIYRNAASASITARPVNVRLWQEERMNTLLASKKLGKKYEKKYSNFNTLLSNLLRDKSAARYLGKEIKGKSISLDPGNQHLNRIAQLPIPATQPGWYLLTVTLNNGYQFHRLLSLSDLVLIRRSIPEGNLWFLAEAKTGAPVEGGKISLLRYRKDKTLQTKQVKGTTDKNGVLIETLPPNDSNSSTYYNFLGIATHGDSYTVTGERNVWYSGESRMSLNNKASNSYGCFFLESQPVYRPGQTARFRGVLFRPDFANPGTKDCAGKKLTLTILGPTGDKGIFPKQTVTTDATGGFDLELLIPNGAPLGQYRVTLDFRESDRTLYAPLFRMEEYKKPEFTVKMDAPDKPLRLGQPIPVSVQADYYAGGPVNEGKATITITRTLGADVWTPYWKWSWLYSRESSPYYIYFTPDPPLTVLEKTIPLDKEGKASVELSTEQDARDFASQDITYRVSVSVTDASLREVSASGQVIATCRPFNIFTALNRGYAPAGVPVRATITAATADGVKIGKAKGKSVLYRIHEDSSRQPLAEWNVATNEEGTASLTFQTEDSGLYLLQTTLEDSQGSKVEGSHQFLSYGKGERHPFKINPLSITPDKNEYAPGETASLLIASDYPNAHVWTFLRNSWKNESRRLVALDRQTALVECPLTREDMPNMGVNAFTVRNGELHQASAELLLPPASQMLETAVSPSKPRYQPGEKGRVTVQVKGPDETPVKNGIVTLAVYDKALEYIARPNVSDIAKTTWGRLNETSFVNLSAMQNRRAATQKGPNQPYFQFLLRPDLPTPFRGRVTGFVTGGNRSGDFAISKRSVMLAESASSPLAAPAMAAMGEAGMADAFGGEEAAAGQQDSSPAIQLRTNFADSIKWCGTLATDEEGMVAVPVDMPDNLTTWKAAAWVVTSALQVGQASAEFLTTKDFMVSMQAPRFFVEKDIVMLSAIVRNRTDKDVQARISITLKNDCLSLMPGNSPALNGLAAGTDNAAIREVTVPAQGQVTVNWWTTARREGTATVAMEAAASSLGDAMQMDFPVLVHGMKQLHADSTVLLPEDRERQLTINLPQQRRREESRLVVKVSPSIALSMVEALPYLAEYPYGCVEQTLNRFLPAVIVADTLKQLGLDPGQALESHRNLDPQTIRDKAFYDKVMKRLERNPVYSERKLKAMAEKGIRDLREKQLSNGSWGWFGGADQGDPVMTAHVVHGLKIAGSTAKIPGNMLLRAVSWLTGHQNRQLALLVKGDAYRKLEKQPDGPAKQKAIRKLGDYRLTASASDVLIYSVLAENGVRDLQMERYLFRDRLELPVISQIQLAEILLDAHRMDDFKEVMPVISQFLQQDDSLQTAWLRLPNQGYWWRWYGSNVATQAAYLKLMAKSDPKNPVTSRLAKWLLNNRANGSYWDSTKDTADCLEALSAYLFQTREGMEDMEAEILYDGVPVKTISSTKETLFTFDNEWSMSGKDLTDGQHRITIRRKKGNGNIYAGSTLSYFSLEDPIPAAGNAVTVERSYYRIEKETVKEDSVKDTQTDAGELVSRGRDQTRRTLLKDGDTIASGDIIEVVMSVKTKNDVEYLMLSDPKPAGCESQDIVSGYAWMGTVSGYKEIGDEEIRVFLSSLPMGEYQISHRLRAERPGRFSALPAVLEAMYAPELRGNSREHKISISMPKP